CCACCTTCCCCGCCGAGGGGTTCGCCGGCCGCGCCCGCCGCGCCCGCGTCGAGGCGATGGCCATCCGACCGCTCAGAGACGGGCGGTACGTCGTCGAGACGGCCGGCGGAACGTACGTCGTCGACGTGGAGACCGGAACCTGCACCTGCCCGGACAGCGCCATCAGACACGCCCGCTGTAAGCACCTGCGCCGCGTCGCCATCGAGATAAACGAGGGGCTGATTCCGGCCCCCGGCGAGCGAACGAGCGTCTGCGCCGTCTGCGGTCGCCGGACGTTCGTCCCGATGTTCGATCCAGCGCCCGCCCTCTGCGAACGGCACGACCACGCCCCCGGCGACTTGGTGCGCGACAGGGAGACGAAGAGCCTCCTCGTCGTCGTCCGCGCGACGGGCGAACGGGCCGACGAGTCGGCCACCGGGGGCGGAAAACTCGTCGCCGACTACGAGAGCAACGCGAACTACGGCGGACACGAACCCGTCTTCGAGGCCGTCTACGTCGACTCGCTGCCCCTCTCGGGCGGCGTCGAGGACCTGGCGGGGCGGACGCGCTACCGCTTCCCCGCCTCGCGCCTCCGCCCGGTCGAGTCGGGGTTCGCCGACGCCGACGCGGTCCGGCATGCGACGGCGTCCGACCGGCCGGAGACGAGGCAAGCGTCGCTGGTCTGAGGTCCAAGGGGCGTCAGACGCACGTCAGCGTACAGTGGAAACGAAGGGGTTCGAACCGAGCGCCGTCCGGCGTTCGGTGGCGCTTCAGTCGTCGTCGGCCGACTCCTCGCTCACGTCCGTCAGCCTGCTCTGGGCGGGGCCGCCGACGAACGACTCGAACGCTTCCCCCTCCGCCAGCGCCGTCTCCTTTTTGACTCGGTAGTTGCCGCCGTCGGTCGTGTAGAGGTCGCCGGGGTGGAAGAAGTACCAGTCCTCGCGGTCGAACCGGACGGCGATGCGGGCCTTCGCGCCGAAGTTCTGCGAGAAGTAGATGAGCGCCTCAACCTCCTCGCCCTGGAGATAGATGGGTCGACCGGAACTCGCCTTGGCCTCGATGGCGTAGAACACCTCGCCGTTGCCCGCGAGCACGTCCGGGAGTTCGCGGTCGGTCGCGCTCCCCGACGCCGGCGCGCGCATGACCGCGAACCCGGCCTCGTCGAGGCGGTTGACGAGTTCGCGCTCCCTGCGGTCGCCCTTTCGATTCGAGGACATGGACGACTCTCGACCGCCGCCGCTCTTAAATGAGACGAACGGCGTCGAACCGGACGGCAAGAGCACCTATCATCCCTCAACCCGAGAAGATTAACAGATGAGCGAGACGGAAGGAAATGGCAGCGCGTCGTCGGACGAGCAGACGCCCAAGAGCGCCATTCTCGAGTCGGAGATAGAGCACGGATTGAACGAGCTACAGCGACCCTCGGGCGGGTTGTTCCTCTCGGCGCTGTCGGCGGGGCTGGACATCGGCTTCGGCCCCCTCCTGATGGCGACGGTGGCGACGCTCGCGGTGGGCGTCTGGACGGAGGTGACGAGCACCATCGTCCTCGCGAACCTCTACGCCATCGGGTTCATCTTCGTCGTCCTCGGTCGGTCGGAGCTGTTCACCGAACACACCACGCTGGCGGTGATTCCGGTGCTCAACGGCGACGCCTCCGCCATGGAACTCGGCCGCCTGTGGGGCATCGTCTACGCCGGGAACGTCGCCGGCGCCGGCGTGTTCTCCGTCATCGCCGTCACCGTCGCCCCCTCGTTCGGCATCGTCGAACCGAGCGCGTTCGTCGAACTCGGCAAACAGCTCGTCGACCACCCCGTGGAGGCGAAGTTCACCGCCGCCATCCTCGCCGGGTGGCTGATGGGGCTGCTCTCGTGGCTGGTCTCCGCCGCCCAAGAGACCATCAGCCGGACGTTCTTCGTCTGGCTCGTCGCCACCACCATCGGTATCGCCCACCTGCCGCACTGTATCGCCGGCATCGTCGAGGTGCTCCCGGCGATGCTGTTCTCGCCCGAAATCGGGTTCGTCACGTTCGCGGAGTTCATGCTCGTCTCCACGGTGGGGAACGCCATCGGCGGAACCGTCTTCGTCGCCCTCCTGAAGTACGGTCACGTCGTCCGCGGCACGGCCGACACCTCTCGGTGACGCCGCGGCGACCCTAGGGTTAACTCCCGCGCCGTGCTATTCGGCGGCATGGCCCTCCGACTCCTCGAACGCCTCCGCGCGTTCGTCTCGGCGGACCGGGACGCGAACTCCGTCTGGGACGCCATCCCGCGGCGGCAGTACGACGGCCGCCACGCCGAGTCCGGCGGCATCGCGCGCGGCGAACAGGAGAAGGCGCTGAGCGACGTGAGTCGGCAGGCGGACGAGATAGACGACCGAACGCGGTAGCGGACCGGCGCCGCCCCCGAGCCGCTCCCCCTGCGACTCCGAGTGAGGTTTTTATAGTTGGAAATCTGACTAATGGTCGATGTACACGATGTCGAGCGACGACTTCACGATGCACACGAGCGACTGCGAGACGGTGGGCGGCGGGATGCCGGTGTCCAGCCTCCCGGACGAGGTGACCTCCCTGGACGATTTGGACTGCGAGTGCTGGGACGCGTTCGACTCGTTCGACGAAGTCGAGTGAGAAGCGCGGCGGCGTCGTCGTCGGTCGTTTACCTCAGGTCCCGTGGCTCCAACTCCCCATGTATTCGCGCTGTTGTTCGGAGAGCGCGTCTATCTCGACGCCTTCGGCGGCGAGTTTGATCTCGGCGACTTCCTTGTCCAACCCGTCCGGCACGTCGTGGACCCCCGCCTCGTAGTTGTCGCCGTTCTCGACGAGTTCGCGGACGCAGACGGCCTGCACGCCGAACGACTGGTCCATCACCTCGATGGGGTGGCCGAGGGCGATGGGCGAGGCGAGGTTGACGAGGCGCCCCTCCGCGAGCACGTTGATGCGGCGGCCGTCGTCCATCTCGTAGGCGCGGACGCCGTCGCGGGCGTCGTACTCCTCCGTCGCAAGGTCCGAGAGCGTGTCGAGGTCGATTTCGATGTCGAAGTGGCCCGCGTTCGAGAGGATGGCGCCGTCCTTCATCGCCTCGAAGTCCTCCTCGGTGATGATGTCCCGATTTCCGGTCGTCGTCACGAAGATGTCGCCTATCTCGGCCGCCTCCTTCATCGGCATCACGTCGTAGCCCTCCATGTGCGCTTCGAGGGCGCGGCGGGGTTCGACTTCGGTAACGACGACGTTGGCGTTCTGCCCGGACGCCTTCTTGGCGACGCCCTTCCCGCAGTAGCCGTAGCCGGCGACGACGACGTTCTTCGAGGCGAAGGAGACGTTCGTCGTCATGGCGATGTTAGCGAGGGAGGACTCGCCGGTGCCGTGGACGTTGTCGAACAGGCGCTTCATCGGCGTGTCGTTGACGGCGAAGACGGGGTAGTTCAGCGCGCCGTCCTCGTCCATCGCGCGGAGGCGGTGGACGCCCGTCGTCGTCTCCTCGCACCCGCCGACGATGGTGTCGATGAGTTCGGGGTGCTCCTCGTGGATGGCGAACACCATGTCCATCCCGTCGTCGACGGTGAGGGTGGGTTCGTGGTCGATGACCGACTCGATGGCCGCGTAGTAGTTGTCGTCGTCGACGCCGCGGACGGCGTAGGAGGTGATATCGTCGTTGGCGTCGAGGGCGGCGCTCACGTCGTCGTGCGTCGACAGCGGGTTGCAGCCGGTGATGGCGACTTCCGCGCCGCCGAGGGCCAGCAGTTCCACGAGGTTGGCCGTCTTCGCCTCGACGTGCATCGCCATCCCGATAACTTCACCTTCTAAGGGTTTCTCCGCCTCGAACTGCTCGCGGAGTTCCGTCAGGATGGGCATGTGCTGGAGCGCCCAATCCATCTTGCGTCGTCCCTCCTCGCGAGCGGCGTCGACGTCGTCGAGATGCTCGCTCACGGGGGCATAGTCACTCATGAGCGAGGATTTGGGGAGGCGATTCAAATCAGTACCGAACCGGCTTTTTCCTGACTCGCCGAACGGAGCGAGGCTCGATGGACGCAGAGCGTCCACCGATGGACCGAAAACGGGCCGCGACTCGCTCGCTCCGGAAGAACTCCGTTCGCTCGCCGCGGTACAGTTCCTCGAACGGGGCTATCGTCGCCGCAACGGGGTCGAGTCGGCTCGCGGTCCTTACTCCGCTCGCTCCACCAGCGACGCCGCCCGCTCTCTCGCCGTCTCCACGACTCGCTCCTCGTCCAGCGTCTGTACCTCTCTATCTTCCATCAGCACCCGCCCGTCGCAGACGGTGTGGCGCACGTCGGACCCGCGGACGGCGTAGGCG
This is a stretch of genomic DNA from Halogeometricum sp. S3BR5-2. It encodes these proteins:
- a CDS encoding SWIM zinc finger family protein, with the translated sequence MRGMTTFPAEGFAGRARRARVEAMAIRPLRDGRYVVETAGGTYVVDVETGTCTCPDSAIRHARCKHLRRVAIEINEGLIPAPGERTSVCAVCGRRTFVPMFDPAPALCERHDHAPGDLVRDRETKSLLVVVRATGERADESATGGGKLVADYESNANYGGHEPVFEAVYVDSLPLSGGVEDLAGRTRYRFPASRLRPVESGFADADAVRHATASDRPETRQASLV
- a CDS encoding adenosylhomocysteinase; this translates as MSDYAPVSEHLDDVDAAREEGRRKMDWALQHMPILTELREQFEAEKPLEGEVIGMAMHVEAKTANLVELLALGGAEVAITGCNPLSTHDDVSAALDANDDITSYAVRGVDDDNYYAAIESVIDHEPTLTVDDGMDMVFAIHEEHPELIDTIVGGCEETTTGVHRLRAMDEDGALNYPVFAVNDTPMKRLFDNVHGTGESSLANIAMTTNVSFASKNVVVAGYGYCGKGVAKKASGQNANVVVTEVEPRRALEAHMEGYDVMPMKEAAEIGDIFVTTTGNRDIITEEDFEAMKDGAILSNAGHFDIEIDLDTLSDLATEEYDARDGVRAYEMDDGRRINVLAEGRLVNLASPIALGHPIEVMDQSFGVQAVCVRELVENGDNYEAGVHDVPDGLDKEVAEIKLAAEGVEIDALSEQQREYMGSWSHGT
- the hjc gene encoding Holliday junction resolvase Hjc; amino-acid sequence: MSSNRKGDRRERELVNRLDEAGFAVMRAPASGSATDRELPDVLAGNGEVFYAIEAKASSGRPIYLQGEEVEALIYFSQNFGAKARIAVRFDREDWYFFHPGDLYTTDGGNYRVKKETALAEGEAFESFVGGPAQSRLTDVSEESADDD
- a CDS encoding formate/nitrite transporter family protein, with protein sequence MSETEGNGSASSDEQTPKSAILESEIEHGLNELQRPSGGLFLSALSAGLDIGFGPLLMATVATLAVGVWTEVTSTIVLANLYAIGFIFVVLGRSELFTEHTTLAVIPVLNGDASAMELGRLWGIVYAGNVAGAGVFSVIAVTVAPSFGIVEPSAFVELGKQLVDHPVEAKFTAAILAGWLMGLLSWLVSAAQETISRTFFVWLVATTIGIAHLPHCIAGIVEVLPAMLFSPEIGFVTFAEFMLVSTVGNAIGGTVFVALLKYGHVVRGTADTSR